DNA from Vibrio gazogenes:
GCTGCGAGTGCCAAAGGACTGGAAATGTACAGTCTGATGGAACGTGCCGGACAGGCGGTTTTCGCGATAGGGATGGCACAATATCCCAGTTCTGAGCACTGGCTCATCTGTTGTGGTGGCGGTAACAATGGTGGCGATGGCTATATTGTTGCGAGCTTGGCGAAATCAATCGGATTGTATGTGACAGTCTGGCAAGTCGGTGACCCTGAGACACTGACCGGCGATGCACGGATGGCCTACGAACATTGGCAAAACCATGGGGGCAATGTCTCAGAACCTCAAGATCGTGTTCCGGATAGTGTCGATGTGGTGATTGATGCCTTACTGGGTACCGGGCTCAGTGGTCCGGTTCGGCCGGGCGTGCTCTCATTGATTGAAACACTCAACCAAAGTATGAAGCCTGTGATTGCCGTTGATATTCCTTCCGGCTTATGCGGGGATACCGGCAGTGTACTGGGCGGAGCGATTATTGCAGAACACACCGTCAGCTTCATTGGATTGAAACAGGGGTTAGTGACCGGGAAATCACGGGAGTATGTCGGCGAACTGCACTTTGCCGGGTTGGGGGTGGAAGATGCCTTCGATCAACAAAATCATCCGACGGTTACGGCGATCCACACCAAAATGCCGGGTCAGATGTTACCCAAACGGCTTGCCACCTCACATAAGGGAACGCATGGCAAAGCATTGCTCATCGGTGGCAATGACGGTATGGGGGGAGCCATTATCTTGGCCGCGATGGCGGCAGCCAGATGCGGTGCGGGAATGACCGCAGTCTTATGTCATCCACATAATGTGACACCTTTATTGGTGAGCGCTCCGGAAGTGATGAGTGCTTGCTGGGACAAAGCGCATGCGATTGAACGACGACTAAAATGGTGTGATGTACTGACTGTGGGGCCGGGGCTGGGACGAGATGAGACCTCTTTTGCTATCTATCAAGCGGTCCAGAATCTTGAAAAACCAAAAGTAGTTGATGCCGATGGCCTGTATTTTTTGATGCAGCAACCGAATCAAGACCCGTTGCGGGTGATCACGCCCCATCCGGCTGAAGCTGCACAATTGTTGCAAGTCTCAGTTGAAGAAATTGAAGCGGACCGATATGCCAGTGTGCAGGCACTGCATCATCAGTATGGTGGTGTGGTTGTTCTGAAAGGTGCGGGAACCTTGGTGTATGACGGCAAGCAGATCTCAGTCTGTATGGCTGGAAATCCCGGTATGGCGAGCGCGGGGATGGGCGATGTTCTGGCGGGTGTAATCACGTCACTGATCGCGCAGGGGTTACCTTTGGTCGAAGCGACTCAACTGGGGGTTCTTATTCACAGTATGGCTGCGGATCAAAACTCAGAATCGTATGGTGAACGGGGGCTGCTTGCCAGCGATTTACTTCCTCATTTACGTCAGTTAGTGAACCACTGAATCATCGATTGATCCACAATATCCGTCTCATCAAATCAAACGACCGTTATCATCTAATGGTCATTCTCTCACCTATGGTGATTGATCGTTGTCAGAAACGGTAGTGGGTTCCCAGCAGGAATACCGGGCTTGTGATCGCGTCTTTTTCTTGCTCCTGATAAGAAATCTCAAAATTCAGCTCTAAGCCTGATGCGATCCCCGATGGGATGGTTGCCCCGAGAGTCAAATAAGGCGAAATATTTTTTGCTTCGATGTCAGGCAGTGATGTTTTCATTGCCGGATCACTTCCTGCCCTTGTTAAACTCAGCCCGCCTTTTGCGTATATCCAAGCAACATCGAATACAGTGTGTTGGATGACAGCGCCACCAAAAATTTCCTGATAATACAAAGTTGGTTGATGAGGGAATTGTGACGACAGTGAGACCATTGGGTCCGGATGACCCGAATTTTGGGCATAACCTAGATCAAAACCAATGGTTGATGTCAGATTATAGTTATAGCCGTACTGTGTGACCCAAGCGTCTTCTGAACCTGTGTGTTTGGATTTCGTGATGCCGGCGCTTTGATAAAAATAGTTCGCATCCGGTCCGGCAATCGCTTGAACAGGTATCGTACTAAGTAGAAGCAACACTGCAATGGTCAGAGAAATGGTCGATTCCATCCTGCACTCCATGCGATCTCTGAGGTGATTTTATTGGTATTTATTTTTGTGAGGCGGTTATGAGAAAGTTAAAGAGGGAGAAAACCTGCCAGCGTTTCCTTACTGTAGCAAATTTGGATGTCAGATGCTGTATTGATGACGCGGTTTTGTAGATTTTTTACGCAGAGTGCACAAAAGTAAATGTGAATGATGTAATGGTTTGATAGTACTAACTATCGCCCATGGGGAATCGAGTTGAATTGAGAATAAATAGTTGATTATAGAGATAAAACAAACATTCCGTTTGCCGTTTTTCAGGTATGCAATCTCTCGGATGGTAGCATAAAAAAAAGCACAATATCAGTCTTGCAGGAAATAAAGTGATGCCTATAATGTTGAAAACCGGAGCGTCTGCCAACGCTCCGGTTTTTTTGTGTCCGATAATCAAAGAGACTGGCGTCTGCCAACGTCAGAATCATCGCACTGCGACATTGAGGCACAAGGTGAATCAATTAAGGAAAAGATAAATGCGTATCGAACAAGAATTAAAATTGGGCTTTAAGGATGTACTGTTTCGGCCGAAACGCTCTACCCTGAAAAGTCGTTCCCAAGTTAATTTAACCCGCGATTTTAC
Protein-coding regions in this window:
- a CDS encoding bifunctional ADP-dependent NAD(P)H-hydrate dehydratase/NAD(P)H-hydrate epimerase codes for the protein MTMTNVFYSTQQVRIGECKAASAKGLEMYSLMERAGQAVFAIGMAQYPSSEHWLICCGGGNNGGDGYIVASLAKSIGLYVTVWQVGDPETLTGDARMAYEHWQNHGGNVSEPQDRVPDSVDVVIDALLGTGLSGPVRPGVLSLIETLNQSMKPVIAVDIPSGLCGDTGSVLGGAIIAEHTVSFIGLKQGLVTGKSREYVGELHFAGLGVEDAFDQQNHPTVTAIHTKMPGQMLPKRLATSHKGTHGKALLIGGNDGMGGAIILAAMAAARCGAGMTAVLCHPHNVTPLLVSAPEVMSACWDKAHAIERRLKWCDVLTVGPGLGRDETSFAIYQAVQNLEKPKVVDADGLYFLMQQPNQDPLRVITPHPAEAAQLLQVSVEEIEADRYASVQALHHQYGGVVVLKGAGTLVYDGKQISVCMAGNPGMASAGMGDVLAGVITSLIAQGLPLVEATQLGVLIHSMAADQNSESYGERGLLASDLLPHLRQLVNH
- a CDS encoding outer membrane beta-barrel protein; translated protein: MESTISLTIAVLLLLSTIPVQAIAGPDANYFYQSAGITKSKHTGSEDAWVTQYGYNYNLTSTIGFDLGYAQNSGHPDPMVSLSSQFPHQPTLYYQEIFGGAVIQHTVFDVAWIYAKGGLSLTRAGSDPAMKTSLPDIEAKNISPYLTLGATIPSGIASGLELNFEISYQEQEKDAITSPVFLLGTHYRF